From the genome of Bacteroidota bacterium:
AAGTGGGTTATGGAGTTCTTCCGGGAGGGGACGTGCAGGTTTTTAAAATAATTAATAATGAACTGTACATTGGAGGCGCTTTTTATAAAGCCCCCGATGGCAGCAGGGCGATAGATATTGTAAAGTGGGATGGCGGCACTATATGGACAGGATTAGGAGATAGTGATATAATTTCTGATATATATTCTATAGAAATGTACAAAGGCAAATTATTTGTGGGTGGTCAGCATCCTACGATAAACCTTGAAACATTGAACGGCAACCAATGGGATTTCACTTTAACGGCAAACAGCGGTGTGTTGGCTATGAAATATAAAAATGATTTATACTTAGGAGGAACATTTGATAAGATTGGAACTTTAAATATGTTTCCTAATTGGTGTTGTATTGCCCGTTATGACGGAACAAATTTCAATGCCATGCAGGGCGGGCTTAATAATCAATCTCTCCCCCTTGTATTATCCATGGTAGTTTATAACGGAGACCTGATTGTTTCGGGCGAATTTAACAATGCCGGGGGCAAGTCCTGTAATAATATTGCGAGATGGGATGGAACACAATGGCAATGTATGGGGAATGGAATAAGAGGGTATAATGGTGTGTTTGCAATGACAGTTGATACTATAAATAACTGGCTATATGCTGCAGGAGGGTTCGATTCTGCAGGAACAGTTCCTGCTAAAAATGTTGCCCGGTGGGATGGAACAAACTGGTCGGCTGTTGGAACACCATTGCAGGGTTTTGGCGCACTTGTAATGTATAAAGGCGAATTATACGGAGGAGGAGGGGGAATTACCAATACTTCAGCCGATACAATAATGAGCAAGTGGGATGGCACTCAATGGACAAGGATTCAGGGACCTAATCAGGGAGTGAATGCTCTTGTTGTTTATAAAGGCAACTTATATGCTGGCGGCTACTTTGACAAAATAAATGA
Proteins encoded in this window:
- a CDS encoding T9SS type A sorting domain-containing protein; the protein is MRKIVGIIVLASLIPACLFTQSWHKVGYGVLPGGDVQVFKIINNELYIGGAFYKAPDGSRAIDIVKWDGGTIWTGLGDSDIISDIYSIEMYKGKLFVGGQHPTINLETLNGNQWDFTLTANSGVLAMKYKNDLYLGGTFDKIGTLNMFPNWCCIARYDGTNFNAMQGGLNNQSLPLVLSMVVYNGDLIVSGEFNNAGGKSCNNIARWDGTQWQCMGNGIRGYNGVFAMTVDTINNWLYAAGGFDSAGTVPAKNVARWDGTNWSAVGTPLQGFGALVMYKGELYGGGGGITNTSADTIMSKWDGTQWTRIQGPNQGVNALVVYKGNLYAGGYFDKINDTMVVNYFACYGDSCPQNVGVHELQQQEVKFKVYPNPAKNNIIVEVEEWKGGGMEEEYTVRITSPLGQKVAEKKFTKRTEVEVSGFGKGLFLVEVCETPDIPLIPPSKRGTEVRCHTEKVVIQ